In the Clostridium sp. 'White wine YQ' genome, CATTTAAGGTTGGACTTGAAGCTGGCTATGCACCATTTAACTGGACTCAAATGGATGATTCAAACGGAGGAGTTCAAATCGATGGCAGTGCAGAATATGCTGGGGGTTATGATATAGAAATAGCAAAAAAGATTGCTCAAGGGCTAGGTAAAAAGTTAGTTATAGTAAAAACAGAATGGGATGGTCTTGTACCAGCATTAACTTCAGGTAAAATTGATGCTATTATTGCAGGAATGTCTCCAACAGCAGAACGTAAGCAAACAATTGATTTTTCAGATAATTATTATAAATCAAATTTGGTTATGGTTGTAAAGAATGGTGGAAAGTATGATGGTGCAACCTCAATTCAAGATTTTAAAGGTGCTAAAATTACTGCACAGTTAAATACATTTCATTACACTGTAATCGATCAAATACAAGGAGTTAGTAAACAGCCAGCTATGGATAACTTTCCAGCTATGAGAGTTGCACTTGAATCAGGAATGATTGATGGTTATGTATCTGAACGTCCTGAAGGTGTTAGTGCTGAAACAGCAAATAACAATTTTAAGATGGTAGAATTTAAAACTGGATTTAAAACATCGGATGATGATACAGCAATTGCAGTAGGGGTAGTTAAGGGAAGTGATTTAACTACAAAGATAAATGAAGTTTTATCAGGTATCTCAGAAGATGAGCGTACAAAAATTATGGATACTGCAATAAAAAATCAGCCTGCAGCAAAGTAATAATTATTATAAACCGAGTGCAGTTAATGTAGTCGGTTTTTTAATGTTTTAGAGGTTTAAGATGGAAAGGGGAGAAAATATGAGTTCGGATTGGATAATTAGAATTATATCTCAAAATGGGCCAATGTTTATTCGCGGTGCAGGAATTACATTATTAATATCCGTAATTGGAACTATATTAGGTTCAATTATAGGTTTATTTGTAGGAGTTGTTCGTACTATTCCAATGCCTCAAAAAGGCGTAAAAAGGTACTTATTAAAATTGATTAATATCGTCTTTTCAATTTATATTGAATTTTTTAGAGGGACACCAATGATTGTGCAAGCTATGGTAATATACTATGGTTCCGCACTAGCTTTTGGGATAAATATGAATAGATTTTATGCAGCAATTTTTATAGTTTCAATTAATACAGGTGCATATATGTCTGAGATTGTTCGTGGAGGAATTGTTTCAATTGATAAGGGGCAATTTGAGGCAGCTAATGCAATTGGAATGAATCATATACAAACAATGTTAAACGTTATTTTACCACAAGTAATTAGAAATATCTTACCAGCTACAGGAAATGAGTTTGTAATTAATATAAAGGACACCTCGGTACTTAATGTTATTTCAGTAACAGAACTATATTTTCAAACCAAATCAATTGCAGGAAATAACTTTAGATATTTTGAATCGTTTTTCGTTGCCTGCGTTATCTATTTTGTTATGACTTTTACAGTAACAAGAATACTACGTTTTATAGAAAGAAAATTAGACGGACCAGAAAACTATATAATGTATGCAAATCAGATGCAAGTAGAAACTCCAGAAGATATAGTTCAAAGAACTAGGAATAATTATGATGATAGATTTTAAAGAAGGGAGAGTATTTGATGGAAAAAGTAATAGATATCAGACATCTAAGCAAATCCTTTGGAACACATGAAGTGCTGAAAGATATAGACTTTTCAGTGAAAAAGGGAGAAGTAATATGTATTATAGGCTCTTCCGGTTCAGGAAAATCAACTCTTTTACGATGTATAAATCTATTAGAGAGACCCAGTGGAGGAGAAATTATATATAAAGGTGAGGATATATTAGATGATAAACATAACATAAATAGATATCGAACCAAATTAGGAATGGTGTTTCAGCAATTTAATTTGTTTAACAATCATAATGTTTTACGTAATTGCACAGTCGGACAAATGAAAGTGTTAAAACGTACAAGAGAGGAAGCAGAAAAAGTTGCAGCAAAATATTTGAAAGTTGTAGGAATGGAGCAATTTATTAACGCTAAACCTAAGCAATTATCGGGAGGACAAAAACAAAGGGTAGCTATAGCAAGAGCTCTTTCCATGGAACCAGATGTTATGCTTTTTGATGAACCTACTTCAGCGCTAGATCCTGAGATGGTTGGTGAAGTGTTAAAGGTTATGAAGGAACTTGCTGAATTGGGCCTTACTATGCTTATAGTAACTCATGAAATGGGATTTGCAGAGGAGGTTTCAGATAGAGTAGTCTTTATGGATAAAGGTGTAATTGCAGAAGAAGGAAATCCAAAAGAAATATTCAAAAATCCTAAAAAAGAACGTACAAGGGAATTTTTAAAAAGAACTCTAAGAAATTACGAATAGAGTAACTATTATTTAAAAGTTGTGTATTATGTACTAAGTAGAACAATAATTTATAAATGTAACATCGTATGTAGTGAAGATGTTTGGTTGCTTTATGAATTTAAGTATTGGGAGTGTTAACTAATGAGGGAATATAATTGTAATGAGGAGAGAGCGTGCTCCATTAAGCCTCCATGTCCAACCGGAGTTATTTTGGCATGTGGACAAGGTGGATATGTAGATTTGTCTAATATGCCAACAAATGGATCAACTTTAGCTAGTGTAAGCATTGATACAACTTTATTAACTAGAGCAATTGTAAAGATTGACTTTAGTTGTATATTGAGTTATTCAGTGACAGTACTAGAGGAGCTGGATCTTATTTTTACACTAGTTAGAACTAATATTAGAGGAGAAGTTAAAGAGTTAGCATCTTGGCCCTATAAGATATTAATGGATCAAATTGTTAGCGGAGCAGAAGAGGATCAATATGTGTTTATAACATTAGAAAAAAATGAATCTTTTAGCATTGAGTATTGTGATGAACTATTATGTGGAAGCTCTAGCACCTATTCCATAAGAGTAAATACTAATTATTTTAACATTACAAATGCTGTAATTCAATCTTCAACAATGAATGCTATAGCAGGGTCAACGCATTATTAAAATTTTAAAAAAATTATTATAAAAACTTGTAAAAAGCTTCTATGCATTTATCTTCATGCATTGCTAATTCTTTTTACAAGTTTTTCTTATTAACACTTTTCAACAAATTTATGATCTTTCTTGGTGAGTTTAAATACCCAAATGACATTATCTTTGCAGGTTAACTCCGCTTCCAGTTGTGGAATTCCTCCTGATGGATTACAGGAAGGTTTCTTATAATGATAATAATATACTCTAAAAATTTTACTCATATTCGAGTTGTTTATAACGCAATGTCTAGTTTCATCAGCCTCTATCCAAAAGACATATCTACCATTTTTGATATCTTTTATCTTTTTAACTGGATCTTTATAGAATTCAATTCCAACAGCATTTGAAGGTATAATCCCCGGGATGGATTTGGACCTGAAATCCTTACAATAACGAGGGTCAGTTTTTGGTAAGTCTGGGGTAACCTTATAGTCTACAAGATGTGGGTATCTGTTATCTTTATAGAAGATTCTAGTCTCCTCCTTAGGAGAGCTAGAACTATCAAGTTTATAGTGATTAACTAAAATATAACTCTTAGTATCGGCAATTAGTCTTCCATTATGAACGCAATATACTGTTGAGCCACATTCTTTACAAAAATTAGGGTTTGGGTTTTTATTTCCACACGTATATAAAACACCTATGCAGGATCCTATGGTAGGAGTTCTTTTGCTTGATTCTGCTGGGATTCCAGTACATGGTGCTA is a window encoding:
- a CDS encoding transporter substrate-binding domain-containing protein, whose product is MKKKLSVLLTAVLCIAALGITGCGTSKTKETSSKEETFKVGLEAGYAPFNWTQMDDSNGGVQIDGSAEYAGGYDIEIAKKIAQGLGKKLVIVKTEWDGLVPALTSGKIDAIIAGMSPTAERKQTIDFSDNYYKSNLVMVVKNGGKYDGATSIQDFKGAKITAQLNTFHYTVIDQIQGVSKQPAMDNFPAMRVALESGMIDGYVSERPEGVSAETANNNFKMVEFKTGFKTSDDDTAIAVGVVKGSDLTTKINEVLSGISEDERTKIMDTAIKNQPAAK
- a CDS encoding amino acid ABC transporter permease — encoded protein: MSSDWIIRIISQNGPMFIRGAGITLLISVIGTILGSIIGLFVGVVRTIPMPQKGVKRYLLKLINIVFSIYIEFFRGTPMIVQAMVIYYGSALAFGINMNRFYAAIFIVSINTGAYMSEIVRGGIVSIDKGQFEAANAIGMNHIQTMLNVILPQVIRNILPATGNEFVINIKDTSVLNVISVTELYFQTKSIAGNNFRYFESFFVACVIYFVMTFTVTRILRFIERKLDGPENYIMYANQMQVETPEDIVQRTRNNYDDRF
- a CDS encoding amino acid ABC transporter ATP-binding protein produces the protein MEKVIDIRHLSKSFGTHEVLKDIDFSVKKGEVICIIGSSGSGKSTLLRCINLLERPSGGEIIYKGEDILDDKHNINRYRTKLGMVFQQFNLFNNHNVLRNCTVGQMKVLKRTREEAEKVAAKYLKVVGMEQFINAKPKQLSGGQKQRVAIARALSMEPDVMLFDEPTSALDPEMVGEVLKVMKELAELGLTMLIVTHEMGFAEEVSDRVVFMDKGVIAEEGNPKEIFKNPKKERTREFLKRTLRNYE
- a CDS encoding DUF4489 domain-containing protein, with product MREYNCNEERACSIKPPCPTGVILACGQGGYVDLSNMPTNGSTLASVSIDTTLLTRAIVKIDFSCILSYSVTVLEELDLIFTLVRTNIRGEVKELASWPYKILMDQIVSGAEEDQYVFITLEKNESFSIEYCDELLCGSSSTYSIRVNTNYFNITNAVIQSSTMNAIAGSTHY